The Helicobacter mustelae genome has a segment encoding these proteins:
- the infC gene encoding translation initiation factor IF-3 has protein sequence MSKEEVLLNQEIHFKEVRCVGDDGEVYGIISSSEAQKIANSKGLDLVLISPNANPPVCKVMDYGKYRYQLEKKQKEARKKQKQIEIKEIKLSTQIAQNDINYKVKHAREFIAEQKHVKFKVVLKGRETSDPQGGFEVLRRIAGMVEDIATPEKEPRVEGRYVIWLFVPKKQEKNHLMKGEQTCQK, from the coding sequence TTGAGTAAAGAAGAAGTATTGTTAAATCAGGAGATTCATTTTAAAGAGGTTCGGTGCGTGGGGGATGATGGGGAGGTTTATGGGATTATATCTTCTAGTGAGGCGCAAAAAATTGCAAATTCTAAGGGGTTGGATTTGGTGTTGATTTCCCCCAATGCCAATCCGCCTGTGTGCAAGGTGATGGATTATGGAAAATATCGCTACCAATTAGAAAAAAAGCAAAAAGAGGCGCGTAAAAAGCAAAAGCAAATTGAAATCAAAGAAATAAAGCTCTCCACTCAGATTGCACAAAATGACATCAATTACAAAGTCAAGCATGCCAGGGAATTTATCGCTGAACAAAAGCATGTGAAATTCAAAGTCGTACTAAAAGGGAGGGAGACTAGCGATCCTCAGGGAGGCTTTGAGGTCTTGCGCAGGATTGCGGGGATGGTTGAGGATATCGCCACACCTGAAAAAGAACCCAGGGTAGAGGGGCGCTATGTCATATGGCTTTTTGTCCCCAAAAAGCAGGAAAAAAATCATCTTATGAAAGGAGAACAGACATGCCAAAAATGA
- the rpmI gene encoding 50S ribosomal protein L35 codes for MPKMKTNRGAAKRFKAKKNLIKRGSAFRSHILTKKSPKRKANLKKPQYVHSANIDSVKNLLCQA; via the coding sequence ATGCCAAAAATGAAAACAAACCGCGGCGCAGCGAAAAGATTTAAAGCCAAAAAAAATCTGATCAAGCGTGGTAGTGCTTTTAGAAGTCACATTTTGACCAAAAAAAGCCCCAAAAGAAAAGCAAATCTAAAAAAACCACAGTATGTGCACAGTGCAAACATAGATTCGGTAAAAAATCTACTTTGCCAAGCATGA
- the rplT gene encoding 50S ribosomal protein L20 has protein sequence MRVKTGFVRRRRHKKILKLARGFYSGRRKHFRKAKEQLERSMYYAFRDRKQKKRDFRSLWIVRINAACRMSAMSYSKFMHGLKLANVELDRKVLADMAMNDSAAFHEILSIAKEALHKAQK, from the coding sequence ATGAGAGTAAAAACAGGTTTTGTCAGAAGAAGACGCCATAAAAAAATCCTAAAACTTGCCAGAGGCTTTTATAGCGGAAGAAGAAAGCATTTCAGAAAGGCAAAAGAGCAATTAGAAAGAAGCATGTATTATGCCTTCCGTGATAGAAAGCAGAAAAAAAGAGATTTCCGCAGCCTTTGGATTGTGCGCATCAATGCAGCATGCAGGATGAGTGCAATGAGTTATTCCAAATTCATGCATGGATTGAAGCTTGCAAATGTCGAGTTAGATCGAAAGGTGCTCGCAGATATGGCAATGAATGATAGCGCTGCATTCCATGAGATCCTATCCATCGCCAAAGAGGCACTGCATAAAGCCCAAAAATAA